CCGGAGACGGACCCGACCTTGGATGGCCAGACGTCGCTTCCGGAATAGCGATAGATCTCGTACCCCGTGCGACCGCCCGAGTAGAACCAAGTCCAGCGCAGTTCCACCTGGTTGTTGCCAGGAATTGCCGTGAATCCCGTTGGAGCGGAACGCAAGCCGCTGGACACTATACCCTGGGCTGTATTGGTGGGCTCGCTGGAAACCTGCCCAGAGATCTCGGAGCGAACCTGGTAGAAGTAGGTGGCACCGGCCGGTAGATTGAGGTCGGCGAACTCCACCGCTCCCACCGAATTGCCGATCTTGACAAAGGGCCCAGAGCTGGATTCGGAGCGATAGATGGCGTAGTCGACTCCGGCGGTCGATACCGGCAACCAATTCAGGTAGACCTTGTTGTTGCCTCCCAGCGCAACAAGAGCTGTCGGGGAAGCGATCGAAGCAACCACCTCGATGGAGAACTGCTTCACCACGTACTCACCAGAAGGATCGGTGACGCGAATGCGAACGTCGTGCCGCCCCACCTGCGCCGGACTGGGAGTTCACCAGATCAGAGAACGAGCTGGGTCGTACTGCATGCCCTGCGGCGCCATTTCCAGGACGGCATGGACCGGTTCTCCATCCGGATCCGAAACTTCCACGGTAGCCTCGTAGTTATTTCCCACCGTTGCGGAGGCTGGCGCAAGGACCGAAACCACCGGTGGAAGGTTGAAATTCATCACCTGCAAAGTCCACCGCTGTTCGACAGGCGGATTGATTCCGTCGTGGACCATCACGCACACCGGATAGGTTCCAGCCTGAAGGAAGCCCGGCGTCCAAACCAGGGAATGGGTGGCTGCGTCGAAGGTCATGCCCGGAGCCAGCTCCACCCAACCATACGTCAATGCATCGCCCTCCGGATCGGAGGCGAGGACCTGGTGCTGGAAAGGAACCCCTTCTTGGATCGCGGCGGGAGCCTCGGAGACAAAGACCGGCGGGAGGTTCGGAGAAACCGTGATGGTCCACTCGTGAACCACAGAATGGATCCCATCGGTGACCGTGACAGAAATTGGATACACACCGAAAGGAGGGACCTGCCAAGGAATCCAGTCGAATCGACGCGCAGCGTCATCGAACACCATGCCCGGAGCCAGATTCATGCTGTAGAAATGGATCGGGTCGCCATCGGCGTCGAACACATCCATGGTGTAGCTGTACGGCGCGCCCTGTTTGGCGGTCAGTGCTGGCTGGGAGCGGATCTCGGGCGCGCGATTGGAATCGAGCACCATGAGCATCCAGGATTGTTCAACCGGAGCGTGGTACCCGTCGTTGACCAAGACGCTCACAGGATAGATTCCGGCTTGGGTGAAATCAGGCTGCCAAATCAAAGCCTTGGAGGTCGCATCAAAGGTCATCCCTGGGGCCATCTGACCAGCGGAGAACACCAAGGCGTCGCCATCGGGATCAACCGCGGACAGTTCGTACCGGAAGGCCACCCCTTCCTTGGTTTCGGTCGGAGCATTGGATTGGAATTGGGGCGGGAGATTCGGCGAGACCGTCACCGTCCATGCCTGGCTCACGACGTTCATTCCATCCGTGATGGAAATGAACACCGGGTAGGTTCCTGCCTGCCCCACCACCGGCTCCCAATCCAGTCTCCGCGTGGCGGGATCGAACATCATCCCTGGGGCCAGGGAATAACCGGCGATCTGGATTGGGGTGCCATCCGGGTCCTCGGCAACCATCGTGTAGGAATAGGCAATCCCCTCCTTGGCAGTCGTGGGTGCGCTCGAGGAAATCACCGGTGCTCGATTGGAGTCGAGAACCCCGATCGTCCAGGTCTGGCTCACCGAAGCCATGCCATCGTTGACTTCCACGGAAGCATTCACGATTCCGGCTTGCGCGAAGGATGGTGTCCAAGTGAACGTCCGCGTCACGACGTCGAAGACCATTCCGGAGGGCATTTCTCCAACCTGGAACGTCAACGCGTCGTTGTCAGGATCCGTCACCACCAGCGCATAGCTGTAGGGCACGCCCTCCTTCGCCGATGCGGACGCCTGCGAGGAAATCACGGGAAGCTGATTCTGATTGGCGATCGCCAGGTTGATCGTCTGGATGGCGCTATCCGTTCCGGCTTTCACCTTCAGGTTGACGCTGTAGCTTCCCGCCTGCGTGAAGGTGGGTGTCCAGCTCAACGCATGCGTATTCGCATTGAAGGACATCCCAGCGGGAAGCGTCCCCACCACCGACCAGACCAGCGGATCCCCATCCGGGTCGGAGGCCACCGAGGCATAGCTCCAGGCTTCGCCTTCTGTGCCAGAAAGTGTCACCGTGGCGGGTGTGAACACGGGCGCGCTGTTGGCCTTGGTGGTCCGCACCAGCCACAACAGTTCCGTACAAGCGGCGGATGCGTCGCAAACCTTCAGCTCGAAGGGGGCGATCCGCACCGAATCGGCGACCCACGAAATGGCACCGGTTGCGGGATTGATGACGGCTCCCGTCGGTGCCTTCGCCAAGCTCCAGGTCAAGGCCTCGCCTTCGGAATCCACCGCCGTCGGTGCGAACTGCCAGGTTTTGCCCACCGTGACTGTATCCTTTGGTGTGCCGCCTATGCTGGGAGCGGAATTGGCGATTCCCTTGAGGACCCCATGGCAATCCGGATCCATCTGCACATTCGACGCGTGGACACCGCCCAAGACCTTCGATCGGCTGCCCAACTGGATCGATCCAACCCTTGCGCGGAGCCAGCCAAAATGCGTCACACCATTTCCGACGCGCAGGGTGCCCGTCCCGGTATAGGACCACCGAACCATTTCCGGTTCCGCGCTGGCGGCAGGTCGGACGACCATCCCGTCTCCGAACCCCATCTGGGCCGAGGCCCGTACGTCGATCGGGGTGGATGCTGGATTCAAGGTCACGATGGCGTTGGCCTGGAACGTGACCGAATTGAATTGATACAGGCCACCCGACAAGACCAGTTCGGCTCCGGCGTTGACAGTGAGGTTCCGGTAGGCACCCGGGGCAAGCGAGAGCCTCCCTGTATTGAGGGTCACATCGTTGGCGCCGGGCGTGCAGGTCACCGCCGCGATGGACGGCAATACCGGGCTGACATGATCCGTGCCCGCCAAGATTTTCGCCGTGGAGCTGATCGTGATCGAGCCGCCGTAGGTCAGATGCCCTCGCACGAGCGCATTGTCGCGCAGGGTGACATTGCTCTTGACCAGCAGATCTCCGATGGTGTCGTTGGATCCGGATTCGAAGGAAGCTCCGGCCCCGATCGGTCCAGCCCCGATCTGCACCCGATCCCCCAGTTTGACATGATTTGTCGCAAGAACGGAAAAGTCGCGGGCGGCAGTGGAAGCGAGCGTTGTGCTGGAACCCAGATAGGCGATCCAACCACCGGAGGTCGAGCGAATGCTGTCGATCTTCAGGATTCCGGAAGGAATCGACCATTGCAGATCCAGGGTGTCGTTCGGAACCGTCCCTACCGGCAGATCCCTTTGGCAGACCCAGGAATTGACGCCGGAATTGCAGGTCCAGCGTCCCGGCTTGGCGCTCAGAAAGGGTGCCGCGGCTGGTCTTGCCGCCCCAGCCAGCACGATGACCGGGTAGGTTGGGCTTCCGGTCAGCTGACGTGCCTCCACATGGAGTTTTGCGAGCCCCGAAAGGGAGCCAGTGGTGTTCACCACCGGATTCCATCCAAAAGAACACGAGATCAATCCAAACAGAATCGATTGCACAGTCCGACGAAGCCTGTTCACAGGAAACCTCAATGCGGTAGCGGATTGGAACGAAAGGGCAGTGTGCGGGTAACGCAGTGCCAAAAGATACTGTGGATTTTCCAATCGCCTTTTGGTCGCCCACCTAAGTCCCGCAAATACGGCGACTTATGATTCTTGACAGGTTTTTCTGTAGAACCACCCCCTGGAAATCCAGCAGGCCCTATAGACCCTGCAAAAGGAAATCGTCCCGACGGCAGAAAACTGTAACCTTTAAGCTTTGACGGCCGTCCAGCCATCCAACCCTCCCATCTTCACCGCCCAGGAGCCCAAACCGCATGAGCGACATCCAGGTTGCCCCACTCTCCACCCAAGCTCTCGACCAGATCGCCCAGCGGTACTCCGGTTTGGCAGAAAGCGCATGCTGCCTTTCCTGCGGCGGAGCCTCCGAGAAAGCCAATGCGAGGCTTGGCGAAACCTGCGTGGACCTGGGATCTGGCCGGGGCACCGACGCCATCCGGCTTGCGGAGGCGGTCGGAGCGAAGGGATTCGTCTGGGGAATCGATATTTCCGACGGCATGCTCGAAAAGGCCCGCTCTACCGCCAAGAAGCTTGGCGTGGCCAACGTCCAGTTCGAGCAAGCCGAACTCGAGTCCCTCCCCATTCCCTCCAGCAGCGTCGATCTGGTGATCTCCAACTGCGTCTTGAACCATGCCGCCAACAAGGCGAAGGTCTGGAGCGAGATTTTCCGGATCCTCAAGCCCGGTGGCCGGTTCGTGGTTTCCGACATCTACTCCAGCGAACCTGTTCCCGACGAATTCCGTCACGACCCCGAGGCGGTAGCCGAATGCTGGGCGGGCGCCGATACCCGCATGACCTATCTTGGCACCGTGGCGAGAGCAGGCTTCGAGGACGTGAAGGTCCTGGAAGAATCGGCTCCCTACGCGAAGGGCCAGATCGAAGTCTCGAGCTTCACCCTGCAAGGGTGGAAACGCGACGTCCGCCTCTGCTGCGGCCGTTGATCCATCTCCCACCAACCAAACCCACAAGGAGGATGAATGAAGACCCTGATCCGTAAGAAAGACTGTTGCGCACCCGTGGCACAATGCTGCGCGAAGGTGTCAACCATTGTCGCTGGCTGCCACGATTGAATAGATCGCCCCGCGGCTAGCGCCGCGGTCGGACGCTCGTCAATTCGGCTTCGGCCGGAACATCGTCCAGGGGCGATTCTTGAATCGCCCCTTCTTGTTTTCCTACGATCCATCGCGATCCCAAATGGGAATCAACGCTGTTTATGTCATCGGGAGAGAATCCATGCAATGGTCCAAGCACAACATCGTGGGGCGCACCAAACCGGCAGGCACACCGTTTGTCATCAATTTGCTGTCCGGGAATGCCGACCTCCTCGATGAGGCATCCGCTGCGCCCTTGTTCTCCGAGATCCCACCGGAAGATCCCGCCGAATGGGCGATCAAGGGCTATTGGGTGGAGCCCGCCGAGGAAGAACGTCGCTGGAAGGCCGCCTACCTGGACTTTTTGGATGCGCGTGAAAATGACGAAGTCCAGATCTTCTTCGTGCCTTGGTACGGTTGCAATTTCCGTTGCGACTACTGCTTCCAGGACGACTACAACGCCAAGCCCGCCGCCCTGACCGACGAAATCCTGGACACGTTCTTCGCCCACATCGCCAAGGAATTCGCGGGCCGCCGCAAATACCTCACCCTGTTCGGCGGGGAACCGTTGCTGCCTGGCGAGGCCGCCAGGGAAAAAATCGCATCGCTGCTGACGCGGGCCGCCCTTGCGAACCTCGAGGTGGCGGTGGTTTCCAACGGCCACACCCTGCTGGATTACCTGGACATCCTGAAGCTGGCGAAGATCCGCGAGATCCAGATCACCTTGGACGGCCCACCCGAGAGCCACGACGTCCGCCGATTCCTGGCAGGCGGCAAACCCACCTTCCAGCGCATCGCAGAGGGCATCGACGCCGCCCTGGCGGCGGGGTTCACCGTGAACCTGCGGTCGGTGGTGGATCGCCAGAATTTGTCTCTACTTCCGGAATTGGCCCGGATCGCCAAGGAGCGCGCCTGGACAGCGAACCCGCGTTTCAAGACCCAACTGGGTCGCAACTACGAGCTGCATTCCTGCCATGCTGCGGGAGGCAAGGGCGCCCTCTACTCACGGGTGGAGTTGGCGGAAGACCTGCAGCGGCTCGCCTTGGAACACCCGCAATTCCTGGAATACCACCGCCCGGCATTTTCCGTCTCCAAGTTCCTCTGGGAGCACGGCGAACTTCCCAAGCCGTTGTTCGATGCCTGCACGGGAACCAAGACGGAATGGGCTTTCGATTACCAAGGCCGAATCTTCGCATGCACCGCCACGGTGGGCAAGCCCGGCGAGGAGCTCGGCACCTTCTGGCCTCAGGCCCGGTTGGATCGCGAGGTGGTGGGGGCATGGCAGGAGCGGGACACCGCCTCCATGAGCGAGTGCCGCAGCTGCCCTCAAGCCTTGGCATGCGGCGGCGGCTGCACTTCGGTGGCCAAAAATCGCACCGGTGACATCCTGTCCACCGATTGCCGGCCCAGCCGGGAACTGCTGGAACTGGGGATCGGCGCCTACCTGGAAGACCGGACCACAACCGCCTAACCGGGCCTGGACGGCCTCAGGCTCCTTCGGAGATCATGTCGACGGGATCGAAGCCCCGTTCGCCCAGCCATTTCCTGGCCTTTGGCGTGAGGCGACCATTTTCCGCCTCGAGGATTTTCAGCCACTCCCTCACCAGGGAACGCGAGGCGCCGTCCGGACCGGCCGCCAAGCGGTTCCATGCCCTCACGAACTCCTCCCCCGGCACTCCGTTGTCGAAGGCGCTGGTGTTGGTCGCTCCGCAAAGGAGGCTGTACAAATACCCTTTCCGGACGGATTCCGCCCAAGCGGCCGAGGGTGTCCCGGGAAATTTGCGCGCGAAGGCCTCCCATCCTTGGATGCGACCCACCAAGGTGTCCAGGGGAACGATGATCCCCGCATCGTTGTAGACTCCGGTCTTCGATTCTTCATGCTCCCTTCGAAGTCGCTCGGACAGCGAGGGCGAGGCGACGGAATCCACCAGGTCGGGACGCGCTCCCAAATCGGCTTCGGTTGTGAAACCTTCGTTGTATTCCAGATATTTCCCACCGCTGCACAAAATTTGCCGGACTTTGCGCTTGAAGGCCGTATCGGAGCTCTTCAGAGAGTCGATCCACATGCGGGAGGTGAACGCCGATTGGTCCAGCAGGTTTTGCAGTTGGCTTTGCTGGATCCGCCCCCAGCGATCTTTCAACTCCAGGATCGCCGAATCGCGCTGCGCGACATTCGGCAACCGCCTGATCCGGGCGAATTCCAGGACGAGGGTGTCCCGCACCGGAACCATCGCTTCTTCGAGACTTTTCAAAAATGCCCTACCATCGCCAGGAGACTCATGCACCGCCGCCGAGTCCCGCCTGGGTTCCGATTCCATCGAATCGACCACGGATTCCACCATGACGGAATCCGCCACAGCTTTCCGGGATCCGCCGGATTCGATGCGATCGCACCCCACCGACAGACCCAGGAGGCAAACGATTGCAAAGCGTTTCATGGACTCCCCCCGGGTACCCGATGGACAAAGACATCCTCGAGCCTGGATGCTTTGCCGAGGGATGCATCCAATCTAGGAAAGCCTCCCGGTCCATCAGATCGCTTTTAGGGCAACCTGGCCAGCACGTGACGGTATTCCAACAGCAGGGACCTTTCCACGAACGGTTTGTCGAAGTCGCCGAAGGAGGCCCTGACGAGACGTCAAATACCCTCGTCCTCTTCGATTTCTGGCGAATATCCCCGCTGTTCCAGCCACGCCTTCGCCCTTGGCGTCAGCCTTCCCTTTTCCGATTTGAGGACCGCGAGCCAGTTGCGCATCAGCCGCCGCGAAGGCCCGTCCGGCCCGGCAGCAAGATGACGCCAAGCCGCGAGGAAATCCCTATCTGGCTTGTCATTGATAAACGCCCTCGTGTTTTGTTCTCCACAGATCAGGCTGTGCAGATAGAAGCTCTGCAGCGTATCCGCCTGCTCGGCATGATCTGTTCCGGGAAAGGCTCGCGCAAACGCTTCCAAACCTTGGATGCGGCCCACAAGCGTATCCAACGGAGCCACGATTCCCGCGTCGTTGTGCACCAACGTGGAGTTGCCCTGGTGAACCAGTCGCAAGAATTCCGCGAAAGCGGTGGATGCAACCGGAGCGATCAGATCGCCGCGAGCACCCAGATCGACATCGAAATAGAAGCCTTCGCTGTAAGCCAGGAACAATCCTCCACTTGCCAAAATTTGACGCACCCGGCGAAGGAAGGCGGTGTCGGCGGATTTGATGGAATCGACCCACATGCGGGAAGTGAATGCGGATTCCGTCAAAAAGCCGCTCAAATCCGCCCCCTCCGATTCCCGCCATCGCTCCTCCAGCTGGGCGATCGCCGAATCGCGCTGGACAACATTTGCCAAGCCATGGATGCGATCGAATTCCATCCGCAAGCTG
This DNA window, taken from Fibrobacterota bacterium, encodes the following:
- a CDS encoding putative Ig domain-containing protein, which produces MNTTGSLSGLAKLHVEARQLTGSPTYPVIVLAGAARPAAAPFLSAKPGRWTCNSGVNSWVCQRDLPVGTVPNDTLDLQWSIPSGILKIDSIRSTSGGWIAYLGSSTTLASTAARDFSVLATNHVKLGDRVQIGAGPIGAGASFESGSNDTIGDLLVKSNVTLRDNALVRGHLTYGGSITISSTAKILAGTDHVSPVLPSIAAVTCTPGANDVTLNTGRLSLAPGAYRNLTVNAGAELVLSGGLYQFNSVTFQANAIVTLNPASTPIDVRASAQMGFGDGMVVRPAASAEPEMVRWSYTGTGTLRVGNGVTHFGWLRARVGSIQLGSRSKVLGGVHASNVQMDPDCHGVLKGIANSAPSIGGTPKDTVTVGKTWQFAPTAVDSEGEALTWSLAKAPTGAVINPATGAISWVADSVRIAPFELKVCDASAACTELLWLVRTTKANSAPVFTPATVTLSGTEGEAWSYASVASDPDGDPLVWSVVGTLPAGMSFNANTHALSWTPTFTQAGSYSVNLKVKAGTDSAIQTINLAIANQNQLPVISSQASASAKEGVPYSYALVVTDPDNDALTFQVGEMPSGMVFDVVTRTFTWTPSFAQAGIVNASVEVNDGMASVSQTWTIGVLDSNRAPVISSSAPTTAKEGIAYSYTMVAEDPDGTPIQIAGYSLAPGMMFDPATRRLDWEPVVGQAGTYPVFISITDGMNVVSQAWTVTVSPNLPPQFQSNAPTETKEGVAFRYELSAVDPDGDALVFSAGQMAPGMTFDATSKALIWQPDFTQAGIYPVSVLVNDGYHAPVEQSWMLMVLDSNRAPEIRSQPALTAKQGAPYSYTMDVFDADGDPIHFYSMNLAPGMVFDDAARRFDWIPWQVPPFGVYPISVTVTDGIHSVVHEWTITVSPNLPPVFVSEAPAAIQEGVPFQHQVLASDPEGDALTYGWVELAPGMTFDAATHSLVWTPGFLQAGTYPVCVMVHDGINPPVEQRWTLQVMNFNLPPVVSVLAPASATVGNNYEATVEVSDPDGEPVHAVLEMAPQGMQYDPARSLIW
- a CDS encoding methyltransferase domain-containing protein codes for the protein MSDIQVAPLSTQALDQIAQRYSGLAESACCLSCGGASEKANARLGETCVDLGSGRGTDAIRLAEAVGAKGFVWGIDISDGMLEKARSTAKKLGVANVQFEQAELESLPIPSSSVDLVISNCVLNHAANKAKVWSEIFRILKPGGRFVVSDIYSSEPVPDEFRHDPEAVAECWAGADTRMTYLGTVARAGFEDVKVLEESAPYAKGQIEVSSFTLQGWKRDVRLCCGR
- a CDS encoding radical SAM protein, which translates into the protein MQWSKHNIVGRTKPAGTPFVINLLSGNADLLDEASAAPLFSEIPPEDPAEWAIKGYWVEPAEEERRWKAAYLDFLDARENDEVQIFFVPWYGCNFRCDYCFQDDYNAKPAALTDEILDTFFAHIAKEFAGRRKYLTLFGGEPLLPGEAAREKIASLLTRAALANLEVAVVSNGHTLLDYLDILKLAKIREIQITLDGPPESHDVRRFLAGGKPTFQRIAEGIDAALAAGFTVNLRSVVDRQNLSLLPELARIAKERAWTANPRFKTQLGRNYELHSCHAAGGKGALYSRVELAEDLQRLALEHPQFLEYHRPAFSVSKFLWEHGELPKPLFDACTGTKTEWAFDYQGRIFACTATVGKPGEELGTFWPQARLDREVVGAWQERDTASMSECRSCPQALACGGGCTSVAKNRTGDILSTDCRPSRELLELGIGAYLEDRTTTA